In Aspergillus nidulans FGSC A4 chromosome II, the genomic stretch ATGGCATTATTACCGTTCGAGGGAGGAAATCAAGGTTATTAGCAGCAGGAGCTAGGCTACTTAACCGGTACCCAATGCGGCCTTGAACAAGGCTCGACGATCTTCTTGACAATGTGGACCAAGGCTCCGGTGTCGCCTCACCGACTACAAACATCCCCTCTGTTGTGGTGCTGTACCGTACGGGCCCTGGTAAATATCTGTTTTCGAGACGTCAGTATCGATGATAGATTGAGCTATCACTTCCCATCTCGTCTACTGTAATATCGGTACAGCCATCGGCCATCCAATGAACTGCACCAGCAACAGGAGAGCGAGTCGACTTTCAAGGGTCTTGCTCTAGCCGACTGTTCATCACGACGCTAGACGCCTGAGCAGCACAAGTAACCCCGCCCGTGCCGCTCATCCCAGAAGATACAGGGAACTCACTCTTTCGAGGTTCACTCGGTTCGCTAAAGTCGATGGGCTCGGCTTCGATCTGATGCGCCCCGCAGATACTCTACACCCCTCCAGTCCTATGTCAAAGAATGCATACTGACAATCATATGCGCTCCAGCAAAGGCGCCACTGAGCAAAGCTGGCAAAGCATGGCATACGCCGGGTGCCTTGCCTTCGGCCATGTTCAACGCCGTCCCCAAACGTAAAAGAACGACCGATGAGGAAGCTAATGTGGTGCTTACTCTGTTCAACGGTGTGGCTGAGGCGCCTTATCTGTGAAGTCCACCATCGCAGTAGATATCGCAGTACAGATATAACAGATATATTGAGAAAGATTTACACACGAGGCCAACACATACTGCCTGGCGATACACTGGCTAATgggagggcagcagtgaatACCCGGCTCTAGGTTGGACGTCCATTACCGGGCTGATGGCATTTTCCGGCATGCGAGGGATAGAAGTTGCCCAAATACATTCAAATTCTGCAACATATCATGTGCTGTTGCATTCCCCTTGGTCAAAAGCAAGGGCGCAGAGCAAGATGGAAATGAAGTGACCGTTGCTAACGGCGCTGGTTAAATTGGCTCAGTGGATTTTCCCTATCGACCCCGGTTTTAGCGGCGAATTTGAGAGACTAGAATATCAGCACTCACTGGGGAGCACTGACCGAGTATGTCATATGCTCAGGTAGATCTTCGGAGCTGCTGGCGTTTATGATTTTGAGCTATCACTGAATTGGACACGAGGTTCATGCTTGCTCGGCAAGATTCTTCCCAATACCGGGAAGCCCAAAGCAGTCAAAGCTCTGCTGACTGTGAGTTACAGACATGGAAATCCGGGACTATAATACTATGTTGTGTAATTGACTACACCGAAGGGCAGAGGGTAGCTGAGGGTTCATGACTCGATATCCTGCTGTATGCTGGGAATCGAGTTTTTAGCTGTAGACTCAATGTGCTCTCGAGAATGGAacgctggaggatgaaggtttATAGCTTTCGCTAGTGAGCTATGAGTCTGTCCTTCGGTCTTCAGGACTTTAAAAACAGTCGAACACAGCAATATTGATTGTGCTAGTAGAAGGAACATAACTCAAGATGAGTGGTAGATCTGGGGAACCCCGGTCAGTCACATGATGACTATATACCATAAAGGATTAGCGCCATAAAGAAGCGAGAAAGATCCGCCAAGCCCCGGTCACAGCACCGAGCCTGAGTCAGCAACCCACAACGCCAAATTCCAACCCTACCCTAACCTGAACCTTTTCCTTCCGTCCCCAACGCCAGCGACGCCGACAGCAAGCCCACCGACCACCCTCCCGTCAACACCGTTTTCCCGAcgttctcatcctcgccgatTATTCAAGATGACTCACGAGTCTGTGTGGTACAGCCGTCCTCGCAAGTATGTACACCTTTGCCTTCGGGGTTGAGCTCGAGTGATACATGTTGGATTCGATGCGGTGGGTGTGATGCTAACCAATGTTTTGCAATAGGTACGGCAAGGGTTCCCGTCAATGGTGTGTAGCCTTCTTCCCTCTATAATTTTGGCGAATATGCGAAAATAAGTGGATATCGGAAAAGCAATGGAACTGGGAATTGGACAATGATTTCGCATGGATATAATGGATGTTGATGGGTTCTAACTCGAATATTCGAACAGCCGTGTCTGCGCTCACCGCGCCGGTCTGATCCGCAAGTACGGGGTATGAAATTCTTCCTCGAGATTGAGCTTGGTAATGCTGGGATTTGGTGACTGATTGGGACTTGGTTTAGATGGACATCTGCCGTCAGTGCTTCCGTGAGAAGGCCTCCGACATTGGTTTCTTCAAGGTTGGTTTCTCCTTATTTCCGTCCTGGTTGGTAGGGGTTGAGTTGGGAAGACGGGTGTGGTGAACAACTTGGAATTGTCGATTGGTTTTGACGAGGAAGCCCATTGGGGAACGCTGCTAACAAGGCCTTGCTTTCAGTTCCGATAAATCAATCACCAACTTTCTCCCGTCATGACGATTCCGTATCGTGTCCGTACCGGTACCGGTGCCATCTCAGCCCGTCAATAGACTATGCTACTTGGAGGAAGTCGAATCCCATTTCATTCCGAAACACGTACCCGCTTTGCCTGAAGACTAAAATTCCGACGGGCGCGACATGAAAGGGCAGGACTATTGAACACAGGCACGCGATACGGAATTAGGACTTGGTTGGGGGCGATGGAATGAAAAAAAATGTGAAAGAAATTACGGATACTTAGAAAAAGGATCGGTCgactcttcttttttttatgaCGAACTGAGCCTTGCGCGGGCGGACGTTTGCGCGTCGTCGGTGTTGACAGACAATATCAACTTCTCAATTCATGGGTGTTTTTCTATCTCATGCCTGAGCCACCGTTCGATTGGCGTTATCGCATATGAGCAAAGATGGGCTACTAAACTGAGGGCTAAAGGAGTGCCACGGGATATCGCTCTATCATTTCCCACCTCTTACAGCTCATCGCAAACTGCCTAAACAGTCTCGGCAGACCAGTAGAGCTACAAGTACAGAATACATAGTAGTCGTACGGTGAGACTAAGTAAACTGACCCTAAGCTTATCTGCTTTAACTCATGGTTGTAGTTGTAACTTCGCCAAGCGGAATATGTGATCTCACGTCCGCTGCAGCCTTGGTCTATGTCGAGCGAAAGTTAAACGCTCAGTTGTAAACATCGAGTTCTATTTGTAGGTAGATAAGTGGGTACATAATGAGAATACGGCTGTGGTGTGTGAACCACATTCTGTATACCACCATCAACCCGGCCGTGCATCCATCCGTAGATATCCAACATAATATACCACGATACTCGTCATCATCTACTTCTACTCATAAATCTTACATGACTAGATATGCATGCATGCACGTAACTAGCGACAGAAACATGGAACGAACAGGAATAGAAGATATAAAATGAAGCACCGCCGTAACACCAATAGAACGGTAGTCTCAACCTCAAGCGCTAAAGCAAAAAAACATGATGACATCATTCTGGCAGGATGGAAATAATGGTCGCTGGCTGGGCTACGACGCAGCATTGGCCAGGCAGCGAAGATTATAGAATAGAAGATAAGCGTCAACACCGAGGACTTCCGCCTCAGTGACAGGGGTAACTTGATCGTCGTTGAAGAGCATCCACTGTTTTATGGCGATGTTAGATGGTGAGAGTAAATATGCAAGCAAGAGAAACAAACCTCATCACCCTGGCGACAGTAGACGTAGTAATGCCCCGCCTCGAGTTTGCCCTTATGTACAACAGCTGAAGACAGGTCATACGTGTACCGTGATTTGTCAACGGCAGAGTCGGGGTTCGTAGTGTATGGAAGCATATTGATTGATAAGGGGAAGTCAATACGGCCTTCAACTTTTTCTGAGACGGAAAAGGTGTGTTCAAAGCGCTGCTTCTGTTAGATGATATCTCGTTGTCTTGCCGTCACGGATATGGTGTTTACCTTAAGCTGCATACACAGAATCGCCGGGAGTTTCTTGATCCGGAGCTGCTTTGTTGCCTTCTGGGGGGTGTTGCCACAGCCGCTGCAGTTGTATACATCGGCCATAAGCTTCTCCGGCGAGGTAAAGCTCTCCAAGCACCCGCTGAGTGTGGGTGTTGCGGAGGGGCCGGTACCGCCGCCCATGGCTCGTTTCTTCGCCTGAACCTGTACGTCGAGACTCAAATCGACAATTGGATCTTCCGTTTTTGTGACATTACCACAACGATCGCACGTCACACTGCTTCGAAGCTTGCCGTAAAACGTTCGGTGAAAGAAACAACTGCAGCCTTTTTCATGGTTTTCCCGGTTCCCCTCCGCGCTGGTATGCAGCTTGTCGACGAGGAACTGGTAGTACTCATGCGCATCCTGCTGTTGATAACCAGCCAAGGTCTACACGAAAGTCAGCTTGTCGCAGCTTAAGAACTCGGAAATGCACCTACTGGGCTTGCACGCCAGGAGGCCAGAAGCAGGTTGAGCGCCGCGAAGCCCTCCGGCTTGTCGATGCTGTGGAAATCGGCAAAAgcttcagcaacagcgcaTCCAATGCAATCCGCAACCGTGCAATCATGCGGTTGGTGACCATTACCGAGAAAGTAGGTACTGAGGATCGGATCATGCAATAGCGTCTGCAGAATGACGTTCAGGTAGCATGTCTGCCCGAGATTGAACAAGCCTCTAACGCCTTGCTTCGCACACGGCCGCCGGTTAGCGTTGCTCTTGACGTAAAGTTCGTCGGCCGAGCTCTCGCTAAAACGCCGTTTCCTTGCGACTGCAGGGGATTAGCTAACGAACAAGAAACCGCCGGGGCTCACGCGGACCTTTTAATGTGCTCTCTGGGGTTGCTGATCTGCATCGTTCTAGGCCGTGATCGTACACCAAATCTTCGCAGCCCTGGCAAAACAAAGCTCGGTTTCTCGACTCCATGTCTGAGCGAATTAGCTCTGCAGCCGGTGCCAAATCAATACCTTTCACTTACAGAATTGATGACCAGTGTTTTCTGTGTGTGACTTCCGGTCGCCATTCATACACGGCTCAGAGCAGGTTAAACATGTATACTTCGGCTTCAAATAACTTGACGGATTTGAATTGAATATATCGCGCCGTCCGAGAGCATTGTGCGTCTTGATGAAGGATGCCTTGAACTGGTTGCTAGCGGCGCTATCGTGCATGAGCTGAGATGCTAG encodes the following:
- a CDS encoding 40S ribosomal protein uS14 (transcript_id=CADANIAT00005015); protein product: MTHESVWYSRPRKYGKGSRQCRVCAHRAGLIRKYGMDICRQCFREKASDIGFFKFR
- a CDS encoding putative ubiquitin C-terminal hydrolase Ubp8 (transcript_id=CADANIAT00005016); its protein translation is MATVASVSLLSEAEFGCEHLASQLMHDSAASNQFKASFIKTHNALGRRDIFNSNPSSYLKPKYTCLTCSEPCMNGDRKSHTENTGHQFYMESRNRALFCQGCEDLVYDHGLERCRSATPESTLKVARKRRFSESSADELYVKSNANRRPCAKQGVRGLFNLGQTCYLNVILQTLLHDPILSTYFLGNGHQPHDCTVADCIGCAVAEAFADFHSIDKPEGFAALNLLLASWRASPTLAGYQQQDAHEYYQFLVDKLHTSAEGNRENHEKGCSCFFHRTFYGKLRSSVTCDRCGNVTKTEDPIVDLSLDVQVQAKKRAMGGGTGPSATPTLSGCLESFTSPEKLMADVYNCSGCGNTPQKATKQLRIKKLPAILCMQLKKQRFEHTFSVSEKVEGRIDFPLSINMLPYTTNPDSAVDKSRYTYDLSSAVVHKGKLEAGHYYVYCRQGDEWMLFNDDQVTPVTEAEVLGVDAYLLFYNLRCLANAAS